One genomic segment of Ancylobacter sp. IITR112 includes these proteins:
- a CDS encoding AMP-binding protein produces MAATLGAGLPALAAAAPGRAALICDGEVVTREALAARVGGLAAHLAARTRPGAGIALAMGNAPQLVEAFFACAVSGRQALVYDPSWPAPYRAAIDAALAPALTLDEAPDAAAAPFPPPPAPEAPFYVGFTSGSTGLPKGYRRAHRSWIDSFKVSEEAFGLGEQDVVLAPGGLAASLHLYGVVHALHIGATAVMLRQFHPRRALRLIARQGVTALYATPTQLQMLVDAGAGESFPTVRLIMISGAKWRAQTRAAVEALFPQAGLAEFYGASETSFITLARPREAVPPGSVGRAAPGVALRIRDASGRDLPAGEAGTIWVASAMLFDGYACGHAPETRREAGFLTIGDHGRLDADGFLYLHGREKRMLVTSGLNVYPEEVESVLAGLPGIEEAAVFGLPDLLRGVELVAVLRGRFDEPALRAACRALLPAAKIPRRFLALAEWPRTSGGKADLRALEAFAAERLRTGGQAR; encoded by the coding sequence ATGGCCGCCACCCTCGGCGCCGGGCTGCCCGCCCTCGCGGCGGCGGCGCCCGGCCGCGCCGCGCTGATCTGTGATGGCGAGGTGGTGACGCGGGAAGCGCTTGCCGCCCGGGTCGGTGGGCTCGCCGCCCATCTCGCCGCCCGCACCCGGCCGGGCGCCGGCATCGCGCTCGCCATGGGCAATGCGCCGCAACTGGTGGAGGCCTTCTTCGCCTGCGCCGTCAGCGGCCGGCAGGCGCTGGTCTATGATCCCTCTTGGCCCGCACCCTACCGCGCCGCCATCGACGCCGCGCTCGCCCCGGCGCTGACCTTGGACGAGGCACCCGACGCCGCTGCGGCCCCGTTCCCGCCGCCGCCCGCGCCGGAGGCGCCGTTCTATGTCGGCTTCACCTCCGGCTCCACCGGCCTGCCCAAGGGCTATCGCCGCGCGCACCGTTCCTGGATCGACAGTTTCAAGGTGAGCGAAGAGGCGTTCGGCCTCGGCGAACAGGATGTGGTGCTGGCGCCCGGCGGGCTCGCCGCCTCGCTGCATCTCTATGGCGTCGTCCACGCCCTGCATATCGGCGCGACGGCGGTGATGCTGCGCCAGTTCCACCCGCGCCGGGCGCTGCGCCTCATCGCCCGCCAGGGCGTCACCGCGCTCTATGCGACGCCGACGCAACTGCAGATGCTGGTCGATGCCGGGGCGGGCGAGAGCTTTCCAACAGTGCGCCTCATCATGATTTCCGGCGCCAAATGGCGGGCGCAGACGCGGGCGGCGGTTGAGGCGCTGTTCCCCCAGGCCGGCCTCGCCGAGTTCTACGGCGCCTCGGAAACCAGCTTCATCACCCTCGCCCGGCCGAGGGAGGCGGTGCCACCCGGCTCGGTCGGCCGCGCCGCGCCGGGCGTCGCCCTGCGCATCCGCGACGCTTCCGGCCGTGATCTGCCCGCCGGCGAAGCGGGGACGATCTGGGTCGCCAGCGCGATGCTGTTCGATGGCTATGCCTGCGGCCACGCCCCGGAAACACGGCGGGAGGCCGGTTTCCTCACCATTGGCGACCATGGCAGGCTCGACGCCGACGGGTTCCTGTATCTGCACGGGCGGGAAAAGCGCATGCTCGTCACCTCGGGGCTCAACGTCTATCCCGAGGAAGTGGAGAGCGTGCTTGCCGGCCTCCCCGGCATCGAGGAAGCCGCTGTCTTCGGCCTGCCGGATCTTTTGCGCGGCGTCGAGCTTGTGGCGGTGCTGCGCGGCCGCTTCGATGAGCCGGCCCTGCGCGCCGCCTGCCGTGCCCTGCTGCCGGCGGCGAAGATTCCCCGCCGTTTCCTCGCCCTGGCGGAGTGGCCGCGCACCTCGGGCGGCAAGGCGGATCTGCGGGCGCTGGAGGCATTCGCCGCCGAAAGGCTGAGGACCGGGGGGCAGGCGCGATGA
- a CDS encoding beta-ketoacyl synthase N-terminal-like domain-containing protein, which produces MNPAFLLAARRTAVAPRGGAFRAVEAHDLAAPVLRACLDDAGVAPHEVDHVLLGNALSGGGNVARLAALAAGLSESVPALTVDTQCCSGLDAIQLAACLVQSGAARLVLAGGVESFSRSPLRGTRPKAKGEAPVFYDRPPFTPWPARDPDMIEVLARAAQGYSRERQAEFAIASHARALAARERLEAEIVPVAGLAFDSFTRALTPALCARAPVLHREGASELDAAGVAVEADAAAVVLVGAQGWADRRRQGGHPVAEVSFARSFGGAADNPPEALDDALARAPLPDWREISVVELMEASAGQALTTCARAGLDPASINRGGGALARGHPIGASGAILAVRQFHELAREAPGMLGLSAIAAAGGLASVLMLQRL; this is translated from the coding sequence ATGAACCCCGCCTTCCTCCTCGCCGCCCGCCGCACGGCGGTGGCTCCGCGCGGCGGCGCCTTTCGCGCCGTGGAGGCGCATGACCTCGCCGCCCCGGTGCTGCGCGCCTGCCTGGATGACGCGGGCGTGGCGCCGCATGAAGTCGATCACGTCCTTCTCGGCAATGCCCTGTCCGGCGGCGGCAATGTCGCCCGCCTCGCCGCGCTGGCCGCCGGCCTTTCCGAAAGCGTGCCGGCGCTGACGGTGGACACGCAATGCTGTTCCGGGCTCGACGCCATCCAGCTTGCCGCCTGCCTCGTGCAGTCGGGGGCGGCGCGTCTCGTGCTCGCCGGCGGGGTGGAGAGCTTCAGCCGCTCGCCCTTGCGCGGCACCCGGCCGAAAGCGAAGGGCGAGGCGCCTGTCTTCTATGACCGCCCGCCCTTCACCCCCTGGCCGGCGCGCGATCCGGACATGATCGAGGTGCTGGCCCGCGCGGCGCAGGGCTATAGCCGCGAGCGGCAGGCGGAATTCGCCATTGCGAGCCACGCCAGGGCGCTGGCGGCGCGGGAGAGGCTGGAAGCGGAAATCGTCCCGGTGGCGGGCCTTGCCTTCGACAGCTTCACCCGGGCGCTGACCCCGGCTTTGTGCGCCCGCGCTCCGGTGCTGCATCGCGAGGGCGCGAGCGAACTCGACGCCGCCGGCGTGGCCGTGGAAGCGGACGCCGCCGCCGTGGTGCTGGTCGGCGCGCAAGGCTGGGCGGACCGGCGCCGGCAGGGCGGCCATCCGGTGGCCGAGGTGTCTTTCGCCCGGTCCTTCGGCGGCGCGGCGGACAACCCGCCGGAGGCGCTGGACGACGCGCTGGCGCGGGCGCCGCTACCGGACTGGCGAGAGATTTCCGTCGTCGAGCTGATGGAAGCCTCCGCCGGGCAGGCGCTGACCACTTGCGCGCGCGCCGGCCTCGACCCGGCCAGCATCAATCGCGGCGGCGGGGCGCTGGCGCGCGGCCATCCCATCGGCGCCTCCGGCGCCATCCTCGCCGTGCGCCAGTTCCATGAACTCGCCCGCGAGGCGCCGGGCATGCTCGGCCTTTCCGCCATCGCCGCCGCTGGCGGGCTCGCCAGCGTGCTCATGTTGCAGCGCCTCTAA
- a CDS encoding DeoR/GlpR family DNA-binding transcription regulator produces the protein MNAISSRQQDILGLARAQGRVSVEDLASRFDVSPQTIRKDLNDLCVRRLMSRVHGGAVVASGVENLAYEARRAMAQGAKRAIAEAAASMVPNRASLFINIGTTTEEVARALADHEDLLVITNNLNVATLLYRHPRIELIMAGGPVRQADGAVIGSAAVDFVRQFRVDYAVIGASAIEEDGTLLDFDYREVQVARAIIDNARQIILVADRSKLERTAPVRIGSMSEVDTFVTDTVSSPELRNVCQREQVELIEVGSLDEDGF, from the coding sequence ATGAACGCGATCTCCTCACGCCAGCAGGATATTCTCGGCCTCGCGCGCGCCCAGGGGCGGGTGAGCGTCGAAGACCTCGCCAGCCGTTTCGATGTCTCGCCGCAGACCATCCGCAAGGATCTGAACGATCTGTGCGTGCGCCGGCTGATGTCGCGCGTGCATGGCGGCGCGGTCGTCGCCTCCGGTGTGGAGAACCTCGCCTATGAGGCCCGCCGCGCCATGGCGCAGGGCGCCAAGCGCGCCATCGCCGAGGCCGCCGCCAGCATGGTGCCCAACCGCGCCTCGCTGTTCATCAATATCGGCACCACCACGGAAGAGGTGGCCCGCGCCCTGGCCGACCATGAGGACCTTCTGGTCATCACCAACAACCTCAACGTCGCCACGCTGCTCTACCGCCATCCCCGCATCGAGCTGATCATGGCCGGCGGGCCGGTGCGCCAGGCCGACGGGGCGGTGATCGGCTCGGCGGCGGTGGATTTCGTCCGCCAGTTCCGCGTCGACTATGCCGTGATCGGCGCCTCGGCGATCGAGGAGGACGGCACGCTGCTGGATTTCGACTATCGCGAGGTGCAGGTCGCCCGCGCCATCATCGACAATGCCCGCCAGATCATTCTGGTGGCCGACCGCTCCAAGCTGGAGCGCACGGCGCCGGTGCGCATCGGCTCGATGTCGGAGGTCGACACCTTCGTCACCGACACCGTATCGTCGCCCGAGCTGCGCAATGTGTGCCAGCGCGAGCAGGTGGAACTGATCGAGGTCGGTTCGCTTGACGAGGACGGGTTCTAG
- a CDS encoding aldo/keto reductase, whose amino-acid sequence MELRRLGRSDILVPPLCIGGNVFGWTADEATSFRLLDALFDAGLCFIDTADIYSRWAEGHKGGESETIIGRWIKARGNRDRLVIATKVGADMGQGGVCLKPDYIRAAVDASLSRLQTDYIDLYQSHWDDPDTPFEEVLGAYDELVRAGKVRLIGASNLTAPRLFEALAVATREKLPRYETLQPEYNLCERAGYEADVEAVCAANGLGVIPYFSLAAGFLTGKYRSAADAAKSVRGGELVAKYLNPKGEAILAALDEVAAAHGATPTQVALAWVMARPSITAAIASASRPEQLADLIASVDLALTGADIARLDKASAWKD is encoded by the coding sequence ATGGAACTGCGCCGCCTTGGACGCTCGGATATTCTGGTGCCGCCGCTCTGCATCGGCGGCAATGTGTTCGGCTGGACCGCCGACGAGGCCACCTCCTTCCGCCTGCTCGACGCGCTGTTCGACGCCGGCCTGTGCTTCATCGACACCGCCGATATCTATTCCCGCTGGGCCGAGGGCCATAAGGGCGGGGAATCCGAGACCATTATCGGCCGGTGGATCAAGGCACGCGGCAATCGCGACCGGCTGGTCATCGCCACCAAGGTCGGCGCCGATATGGGGCAGGGCGGCGTGTGCCTGAAGCCGGACTATATTCGCGCCGCCGTCGACGCCTCGCTGTCGCGCCTGCAGACCGACTATATCGACCTCTACCAGTCGCATTGGGACGATCCCGACACCCCGTTCGAGGAGGTGCTCGGCGCCTATGACGAACTGGTCCGCGCCGGCAAGGTGCGGCTCATCGGCGCCTCCAACCTCACCGCGCCGCGCCTGTTCGAGGCGCTGGCGGTGGCCACGCGCGAGAAGCTGCCGCGCTATGAGACGCTGCAGCCCGAATATAATCTGTGCGAGCGCGCCGGCTATGAGGCGGATGTCGAGGCGGTGTGCGCGGCCAACGGCCTCGGCGTCATCCCCTATTTCTCGCTCGCCGCCGGCTTCCTCACCGGCAAGTACCGCAGCGCCGCCGATGCGGCCAAGAGCGTGCGCGGCGGCGAACTGGTGGCGAAATATCTCAACCCGAAAGGCGAGGCGATCCTCGCCGCGCTGGACGAGGTGGCCGCCGCCCATGGCGCCACGCCGACGCAGGTGGCGCTCGCCTGGGTGATGGCGCGGCCCAGCATCACCGCCGCCATCGCCAGCGCCTCGCGGCCGGAACAGCTTGCCGATCTCATCGCCAGCGTCGATCTTGCGCTCACCGGCGCGGATATCGCCCGGCTCGACAAGGCCAGCGCCTGGAAGGACTGA
- the ade gene encoding adenine deaminase — protein sequence MTTRSPAEIARFIAAGRGTAPADLVIKGVRMLDVITGTITLTDIAVVGERIVGTYGSYEGAQAIDGAGLFAVPGFIDTHLHVESSLVTPLEFDRCVLPHGVTTAICDPHEIANVLGMEGIAYFQRCAGHTLMDLRVQLSSCVPATSFETAGAELAAPDLALLRGHASGIGLAEFMNFPGVLFADEGCLAKLSLFSDGHIDGHAPLLRGRDLNGYIAAGIRTEHEATSLEEAREKLMKGMSVLIREGSVSKDLHALIPLITPDTSAFLAFCTDDRNPLDIAEEGHLDFMIAEAIRHGAPLHHVYRVASWSAANAFGLTDRGLLAPGRRADIVLVESLEACSVREVVAAGRRVTPELFAARGSVPPVGLDSVRAREVTAADFRIPAKESATRVIGVVPGRIITEDVHLDLPLVDGEKQVDLDKDAVKVCVVERHGLNGNIGRGFVHGFGMKRGAIASSVGHDSHNITVVGVDEADMALAVNRLIALRGGFAVAQGGEVTAELALPVAGLMADTPFEAVREALIPLRAAAKALGVVLAEPFLQVSFLPLPVIPHLKITDHGLFDVNAFALLEPAPPPAGNG from the coding sequence ATGACCACCCGCAGCCCCGCCGAGATCGCCCGCTTCATCGCGGCCGGGCGCGGCACCGCCCCGGCGGACCTCGTCATCAAGGGCGTGCGGATGCTGGATGTCATCACCGGCACGATCACCCTCACCGACATCGCGGTGGTGGGCGAGCGCATCGTCGGCACCTATGGCAGCTATGAGGGCGCGCAGGCGATCGACGGCGCCGGGCTGTTCGCCGTGCCGGGCTTCATCGACACCCATCTGCATGTGGAATCCTCGCTCGTCACCCCGCTGGAATTCGACCGCTGCGTGCTGCCGCACGGCGTCACCACGGCGATCTGCGATCCGCATGAAATCGCCAATGTGCTCGGCATGGAAGGCATCGCCTATTTCCAGCGCTGCGCCGGGCACACCCTGATGGATCTGCGCGTCCAGCTTTCCTCCTGCGTGCCGGCCACCTCCTTCGAGACCGCCGGCGCCGAACTCGCCGCGCCCGATCTCGCTTTGCTGCGCGGCCACGCCTCCGGCATCGGGCTGGCCGAATTCATGAACTTCCCCGGCGTGCTGTTCGCCGATGAAGGGTGTCTGGCCAAGCTGTCGCTGTTTTCCGACGGGCATATTGACGGCCACGCCCCGCTGCTGCGGGGCCGGGACCTCAATGGCTACATCGCCGCCGGCATCCGCACCGAGCATGAGGCGACCTCGCTGGAGGAAGCGCGCGAAAAGCTGATGAAGGGCATGTCGGTGCTCATCCGCGAGGGCTCGGTCTCCAAAGACCTGCACGCGCTGATCCCGCTGATCACGCCCGACACCTCCGCCTTTCTCGCCTTCTGCACCGATGACCGCAACCCGCTCGACATTGCCGAGGAAGGCCATCTCGACTTCATGATCGCCGAGGCGATCCGCCATGGCGCGCCGCTGCACCATGTCTACCGCGTGGCGAGCTGGTCGGCGGCCAACGCCTTCGGCCTCACCGATCGCGGCCTTCTCGCCCCGGGGCGGCGGGCGGACATCGTGCTGGTGGAGAGCCTGGAGGCGTGTTCGGTCCGCGAGGTCGTCGCCGCCGGGCGGCGGGTGACGCCGGAACTCTTCGCCGCGCGCGGCAGCGTGCCTCCGGTCGGCCTCGATTCGGTGAGGGCGCGCGAGGTGACGGCGGCGGATTTCCGCATCCCGGCGAAGGAGAGCGCGACCCGCGTCATCGGCGTCGTGCCGGGCCGCATCATCACCGAGGATGTGCATCTCGACCTGCCGCTGGTCGACGGCGAGAAGCAGGTCGATCTCGACAAGGACGCGGTGAAGGTCTGCGTGGTCGAGCGGCACGGCCTCAACGGCAATATCGGCCGCGGCTTCGTCCATGGCTTCGGCATGAAGCGCGGCGCCATCGCCTCCTCGGTCGGCCATGACAGCCACAACATCACCGTGGTCGGGGTGGACGAGGCCGATATGGCGCTGGCGGTGAACCGCCTCATCGCGCTGCGCGGCGGCTTCGCGGTGGCGCAGGGCGGGGAGGTGACGGCCGAGCTCGCCTTGCCCGTCGCCGGGCTGATGGCGGACACGCCGTTCGAGGCGGTGCGCGAGGCGCTGATTCCGCTGCGCGCGGCGGCGAAGGCGCTCGGCGTGGTGCTGGCCGAACCCTTCCTTCAGGTGTCCTTCCTGCCGCTGCCGGTGATCCCGCATCTCAAGATCACCGATCATGGCCTGTTCGATGTCAACGCCTTCGCCCTGCTGGAGCCCGCCCCACCCCCTGCCGGCAATGGGTGA
- a CDS encoding lysophospholipid acyltransferase family protein, which translates to MARLRSSVFLVLLVLWTVLLALTIPYYALRNEPRLIRRFSRFWADGVMGILRLVGLSYRTIGEENRPPEPALYVGNHQSAFETIAAAVLIPDVAIVLKEELYRIPVFGWFLRRSPMIAIDRAGGASSVKKMFREGREASEHGRNLLIFPEGTRRAVDERAEFHRGVLLLYKALDLPVVPVVNNAGLFWPARSFSIRPGTITVSYLPPIPSGLPDKEFMDRLTEAIYAERDRLVAQERSGS; encoded by the coding sequence ATGGCCCGCCTGCGCTCGTCCGTCTTCCTCGTGCTGCTGGTCCTGTGGACCGTGCTGCTCGCCCTGACGATTCCCTATTACGCGCTGCGCAACGAACCGCGCCTCATCCGGCGCTTCTCCCGCTTCTGGGCCGACGGGGTGATGGGGATTCTTCGCCTCGTCGGGCTGTCCTACCGCACCATCGGCGAAGAAAACCGCCCGCCGGAGCCGGCGCTCTATGTCGGCAACCACCAATCCGCCTTCGAGACCATCGCCGCCGCCGTGCTCATTCCCGATGTCGCCATCGTGCTGAAGGAGGAGCTTTACCGTATCCCGGTCTTCGGCTGGTTCCTCAGGCGCTCGCCGATGATCGCCATCGACCGCGCCGGCGGCGCCTCCTCGGTGAAGAAGATGTTCCGCGAGGGCCGCGAGGCCAGCGAGCACGGGCGCAATCTGCTGATCTTCCCCGAAGGCACCCGCCGCGCGGTGGACGAGCGGGCGGAGTTCCATCGCGGCGTGCTGCTGCTCTACAAGGCGCTGGACCTGCCGGTCGTGCCGGTCGTCAACAATGCCGGCCTGTTCTGGCCGGCGCGCAGCTTCAGCATCCGGCCGGGCACCATCACCGTCTCCTATCTGCCGCCCATCCCCTCCGGCCTGCCGGACAAGGAGTTCATGGACCGGCTGACCGAGGCGATCTATGCGGAGCGCGACCGGCTGGTGGCGCAGGAGCGGAGTGGTTCATGA
- a CDS encoding NAD(P)/FAD-dependent oxidoreductase, protein MSAAGTSEAGIVIVGAGQGGFQAAASLREAGYEGRLVLVGDEPGLPYQRPPLSKAYMKGEAGIEQIELRAAAFYADHRIELVNARATAIDRAGRRLVLEDGTALPYAHLILATGARNRPLPVPGHDLAGVFYLRTRADADALKGRLEGARRVVVIGAGFIGLEFAAVARALGHEVTVLEGASRVLARAVSPEMSAFFASAHAAMGTDLVLGAGVIGLEGEAGDAGHVTGVKTGDGTVYPADFVLVGIGVVPNVELAAEAGLEVANGIVVDAHLATMDPAISALGDAVAYPSRFAGGNVRLESVQNAADQARSLAHRLTGKVAPFDAVPWFWSDQADLKLQIVGLAAATDSAVLRGDPSSRRFSVFRFRDGVLTAIESVNRPADHMLGRRLLAGTPTLTPEQAGDEGFELKTLLAK, encoded by the coding sequence ATGAGCGCGGCGGGCACAAGCGAGGCGGGCATCGTCATTGTCGGGGCGGGACAGGGTGGCTTCCAGGCGGCGGCGTCGCTGCGGGAAGCCGGCTATGAGGGCCGGCTCGTTCTGGTCGGCGACGAGCCGGGCCTGCCCTATCAGCGCCCGCCGCTGTCCAAGGCCTATATGAAGGGCGAGGCCGGCATCGAGCAGATCGAACTGCGCGCCGCCGCCTTCTATGCCGATCACCGCATCGAGCTGGTCAACGCCCGCGCCACCGCCATCGACCGCGCCGGCCGGCGCCTCGTGCTGGAGGACGGCACGGCGCTGCCCTATGCCCATCTCATCCTCGCCACCGGCGCCCGCAACCGGCCGCTCCCCGTACCGGGGCACGATCTCGCCGGCGTGTTCTATCTGCGCACACGGGCGGATGCCGACGCGCTGAAAGGCCGGCTGGAGGGCGCCCGCCGCGTGGTGGTGATCGGCGCCGGCTTCATCGGGCTGGAATTCGCCGCCGTCGCCCGCGCGCTGGGCCATGAGGTGACGGTGCTGGAAGGCGCCAGCCGCGTGCTGGCCCGCGCCGTCTCCCCCGAAATGTCGGCCTTCTTCGCCAGCGCCCATGCCGCCATGGGCACAGACCTCGTGCTCGGCGCCGGGGTGATCGGGCTGGAGGGCGAAGCGGGCGACGCAGGGCACGTCACCGGCGTCAAGACCGGCGATGGCACGGTCTACCCCGCCGATTTCGTGCTGGTCGGCATCGGCGTGGTGCCGAATGTCGAGCTCGCCGCCGAGGCCGGGCTGGAGGTGGCGAACGGTATCGTCGTCGACGCGCATCTGGCCACCATGGACCCGGCGATTTCCGCGCTGGGCGATGCGGTGGCCTATCCCAGCCGCTTCGCAGGCGGAAATGTCCGGCTTGAATCGGTGCAGAACGCCGCCGATCAGGCGCGCAGCCTCGCCCACCGGCTCACCGGCAAGGTGGCGCCCTTCGACGCGGTGCCGTGGTTCTGGAGCGACCAGGCCGATCTCAAGCTGCAGATCGTCGGCCTCGCCGCCGCCACCGACAGCGCGGTGCTGCGCGGCGACCCCTCTTCGCGCCGCTTCTCGGTGTTCCGCTTCCGCGACGGCGTGCTCACCGCCATTGAGAGCGTCAACCGCCCGGCCGACCATATGCTCGGCCGCCGCCTGCTCGCCGGCACGC